Proteins encoded within one genomic window of Hevea brasiliensis isolate MT/VB/25A 57/8 chromosome 8, ASM3005281v1, whole genome shotgun sequence:
- the LOC110634222 gene encoding uncharacterized protein LOC110634222 — MARTKRKTPAAASPSSSSSEELHVAALKKKLKEKMKTPVTESNSVSSDPSEEVEPAVMAPEKKRGRKVHGIDIQHEKGASKPLGSLVDKALLDCKFIKWDNFDQVDFQFRELFEFQEWLTVCECTDVYYPRLVQEFYRTLKIIDEEDRFKVSLNDRAYEVSVELIAKALKLPNDGNRISAHSDVARVPGFNFTEFESEVFPANTATSEKSTSTKALQHIKIIHNMVNYIFCPKSGSYGYLSYLDMCIMWHIVNKVRMNLAYLIFKNMCKAYGIGKLPYAHLLTALFRELDINVSKKSSRANLIVLRESHSHTDGRKKRFEKGGSSKAKVDSDSKSEIMSELQGPRTFINEKFSTSNQSIELLRQFVDIVDYKVSHLLTQNEELKKQIADLNQAQGTDFATRVETDAHADNPSRHDGSAFDHGNVECGGTGLSESTAAVEYESEQVTKPAVEPVVEHDSEQVVEPVVEPTVELESEQIVEPVVESTQNKEDSLKDQQESVPPKPSAAEAS; from the coding sequence ATGGCTCGCACCAAAAGAAAAACCCCAGCAGCAGCCTCACCGTCCTCTTCTTCATCTGAAGAACTCCATGTTGCTGCCTTaaagaagaaattgaaagaaaagatgAAAACACCAGTAACTGAGTCCAATAGTGTATCCTCTGACCCATCTGAGGAAGTCGAACCTGCGGTGATGGCACCAGAAAAGAAAAGGGGAAGGAAAGTGCATGGGATTGACATTCAGCATGAAAAGGGTGCTTCAAAACCATTAGGCTCTCTTGTTGACAAAGCGCTTCTAGACTGTAAGTTCATAAAATGGGACAATTTTGATCAGGTTGATTTTCAATTTAGGGAactctttgaatttcaagaatggcTGACTGTGTGTGAATGCACTGATGTTTATTATCCTAGACTAGTCCAAGAATTTTATAGAACTTTAAAAATTATCGATGAAGAAGACAGATTTAAGGTTTCTTTGAATGACAGAGCCTATGAGGTTTCTGTTGAGTTGATTGCTAAAGCCTTAAAATTGCCGAATGATGGAAATAGAATCTCTGCTCATAGTGATGTTGCTAGAGTTCCAGGTTTTAATTTTACTGAATTTGAAAGTGAAGTTTTTCCTGCCAACACTGCCACTAGTGAAAAatccactagcactaaagccctTCAACACATTAAGATTATTCACAATATGGTGAATTATATATTTTGTCCTAAATCTGGTAGCTATGGATATTTGAGCTATTTGGATATGTGCATCATGTGGCATATTGTTAATAAAGTGAGAATGAATTTGGCCTATCTGATTTTCAAGAATATGTgtaaagcttatgggattggtAAATTACCCTATGCACACCTCTTAACCGCCTTGtttagagaattggatataaatgtCTCTAAGAAGAGTTCTAGGGCAAATTTAATTGTGCTTAGAGAAAGTCATTCTCATACTGATGGCAGAAAGAAACGTTTTGAAAAAGGTGGATCTTCTAAAGCTAAAGTTGATTCAGATTCCAAAAGTGAGAttatgagtgagcttcaaggGCCAAGAAcatttattaatgaaaaattcagTACATCAAATCAGTCTATTGAACTTCTGAGACAATTTGTGGATATTGTTGATTACAAAGTAAGTCATTTActtactcaaaatgaggagttaaaGAAACAGATTGCAGATCTTAACCAGGCACAGGGAACTGATTTTGCAACCAGAGTTGAGACTGATGCACATGCAGATAATCCTTCTCGTCATGATGGTAGTGCATTTGATCATGGTAATGTTGAGTGTGGAGGCACTGGACTTAGTGAGTCTACTGCTGCTGTAGAATATGAAAGTGAACAGGTTACAAAACCTGCAGTTGAACCTGTTGTTGAGCATGATAGTGAACAGGTTGTAGAACCTGTAGTTGAGCCTACTGTTGAACTTGAGAGTGAACAAATTGTAGAACCTGTGGTTGAGTCCACACAGAATAAGGAAGATTCTCTAAAGGATCAGCAGGAGAGTGTTCCACCTAAACCTTCTGCAGCTGAAGCTTCTTAG